ATAATTAGACCCTTGGCATCATCTGAGCCAAAATTATATGACTTAATGCAAAGCACATAATCTTTTTCAGTTGGTTGAAGGATAAATTCCACTGAACTGCTCAGCTTAGACCCTTCCAGCAATGTGTGGGTGAAGAGGTGATTGAGAATGCCCTTCAGGTGATCCAACAGTGACTGAAGACAGCTGTCCTTCAGATTTTGATTAAacccaagaataaataaaatttcatgaaaTGCTGGCATTGTGAAAGGCAAAATATGGCACTTCCTAAAGACGGGTCCACTGAGGACATGCAGAGAACCTGGGAGGAAGTCTGGTGCTTGGATGACTGCCTGAACGTGAACTAGGAGAGAAGGTCTAAGGCAAACCTTGGCCTGGCTATATATTTCTTCAGGAGCTTCTTCATTATCATCTCTCCCAGGAGCCCTGAAAGCCTTGGACAGGCTAAGTTCTGAAAATGACACTATCAAGTCCTCCATATCTTGTGCTGTTCCACCAGTCAGGGACTCAGAATTTGAATTGTCCTCAAGATTAATCCAAAAAGCAGCTGACAGAATGTCATCGTTCCAGGAAGGGAGAACACTGGTGCCTCCCTCTGGCAGCAAAAAGAATGGACACTTCAGCCTTTTGAGAGGGAATACTTTGCCGAATTCAGCAATCAGCTTCTCATTTATGTTTTTGGTAGGATGACATGAAGGTGCTTCCAGGAAACCCctgtttaaacacacacacataaaaataacttttccaacttaaaaaattaaataactgaaataacTATAACATAGatagaatgaaaaatacaaatagttgtttagaaaaaaattatccttaaattgatcctgaaagaaaacaaaaaaattatctaCCAATAAGCAGAGATGTCATGTGTTTCAGAACTCTAACAGGCACAATCCCTACAATATACCAGAGAATATGACAGCTTTTAATTCTAAAGGGGCTTGAGGAGGCCTGATGGATATGGATTCACATCACCAACATCATTAACAATTTATATAACATTCATTCAATATATGTTTACCAACAAGCCAAACAGGATACAGCTTGAGATGGATACAATATCCACTAAAAGAACAAGTTACCTGTTTAACTTTCCTGCAAGTGATTCTGGTTCCGCAAAGAAAAAACATTGGTCACCTAGTTTGATTCTGAAGATTCTGGGCTGAGAAAATTTGAAGGGTAAACTCCGGGTGAAGATATGGTTCAAAGCACCTTCAACATGAAAGGACTTATTTTGACTCCTGGTAAAACAGACAACAAGTACAAAGTCTGTCACTATTGAAGAATGCAAGTATTTCTAGAGACTGAATCAGGAAATTGGAAGGGAAAAAGTCCACTGATGAAATTTTTTTACCATTAGTGAGGGAGATAAAAGAGAAGGCTTAGCCCATGTTATTACTTACTTATATCCAGTGCACTTGTACCCGGGCACAGCCTCACTGCTGAAGGGAAGCACATCACTTAAAATGAGCCCCCCCTGAGCTGCCATGGCAACCACTTGCCAACTGTTGTGCCATTCTCTCCTGGGCTTGTCAGCAGGAGTCCCACCTTGTCCTCTGCACAGTGCCACATGGACTTCTCCCTCCTCTGCAAGAACATCTGCACAGCTAAAGGAGGTGGGAGGAATACCAACCATTTATCAGCAACAGGTAGAAATTACCACAGGAATTAAGCTACATATACATAGTATGGCTGTGAAGACTGTACTTCAAATAGTTAAAATCTAAGCATACCTATTTGCAAAGATCCACTGGATTTCAAACATGCAAAAAAAGTGACTGGAAGTAAGTAAGAATGCAAATTCAGTGACCAACCCACTAACCCACTAACCAGGGTAGTCATCCAACTTGGTATTTGCTTTGTTCTTCTATGTGTCATAGAAAGGTCACTGCTTACAAGGTTCCTATACATGATTCACTGCTTAGGCTATTTCTCCGTGtcttaatttcctagggctgccacaaTAAAAGTACCACAAAATgagttgcttaaaacaacagaaatgtattgtctcaagGTTCTGGATGCTAcaagtttgaaatcaaggtgttggcatggCCATCTTCCCTCaaaaacctgtaggggagaatccctccttggcttttctagcttctagtgtttgcaggcaatccttggcattccttagcTTAGTACtgcagcacttcagtctctgtctcagttgtcacatggcattctctctcaactctcttctcccattctttaaagacaccagtcatatgaACTtaattaattccatctgcaatgacaccatttccaaataaggtcacattcacaggtaacAGGGATTAGaacttcagcaaatatttttggggggacacaattcaactcataacaCTCTCCATTTACAGAgttcttcttttcatttccctCCTATCGATATTCTATCCTTCAAATACAAGCTTAAAATACAGCCTCCatggctaaacctgcttataattgtgcctaagagtcccccctgagtgcctctttgttgctcagatgtggccctctctctctaagccaccttgacaagtgatctcactgccctccccacgatgtgggacctgactcccaggggtgtaaatctccctggtaacgcaggatatgactcccagggatcaaTCTgggcctggcatcgtgggattgagaacatcttcttgaccaaaaggtggatgcaaaatgaaaagaaataaagcttcagtggctgagagatttcaaatggagtcaagaggtcactctgggggacattcttatgtactatatagataacactttttaggttttaatgtattggaatatctagaagcaaatacctgaaactaccaaactacaacccagtagccttgactcttgaagatgattgtataacaatgtagattacaaggggtaacagtgtgattgtgaaaaccctatggatcgcactccctttatccagtgtatggatggatgagtagaaaaataggggaaaaaacaatgaaaaatagggtgggatgtgggggaaaatttgggtgttcttttttacttttattttttattctcattctaattccagtataaggaaaatgttcaaaaatagattgaggtgatgaatgcacaactatatgatggtactgtgaacagctgattgtacaccatggatgattgtatggtatgtgaatatatctcaataaaactgaatttaaaaaaaatactgcctccatgaaagGTTTCCTGATAACTATTTTGGTATAATAATAGTGCTAAACAACTGTTCACAATAATTTTTATGACATAATTACTAATCTcgtcattttacaaatgaggaagcagaGCAAGTAAAGATTAAGTAAATTTCCCTAAAATCACTAGTAAATGGaggggctgggatttgaatccaagcaGTTGAGTATGGTTCCTAAGTCCATATTCTTAGCCATTAGACAATACTGACTCCCATATTATTTTGCA
This genomic stretch from Choloepus didactylus isolate mChoDid1 chromosome 6, mChoDid1.pri, whole genome shotgun sequence harbors:
- the FDXACB1 gene encoding ferredoxin-fold anticodon-binding domain-containing protein 1 isoform X2 → MDIYRKPVVLHISGTELRFGVDCTQLADAFELHDRKFDRIYFNFPHCGRKAGVAKNRELLAKFFQSCADVLAEEGEVHVALCRGQGGTPADKPRREWHNSWQVVAMAAQGGLILSDVLPFSSEAVPGYKCTGYKSQNKSFHVEGALNHIFTRSLPFKFSQPRIFRIKLGDQCFFFAEPESLAGKLNRGFLEAPSCHPTKNINEKLIAEFGKVFPLKRLKCPFFLLPEGGTSVLPSWNDDILSAAFWINLEDNSNSESLTGGTAQDMEDLIVSFSELSLSKAFRAPGRDDNEEAPEEIYSQAKVCLRPSLLVHVQAVIQAPDFLPGSLHVLSGPVFRKCHILPFTMPAFHEILFILGFNQNLKDSCLQSLLDHLKGILNHLFTHTLLEGSKLSSSVEFILQPTEKDYVLCIKSYNFGSDDAKGLIIGSVTISASSIIHKDQCFVYVSMNLDLLTMLVWGISDWRMLWTYDNRFLKNFVPGKVEPFISYSLYPPCYVHDISFWLDEKKGFNELEFHTVARAVSQDTIIAIQFLSRFQHPKTEQVSLCYRLTYQTCDKALTQQQVASMQSQLRKEIQQRLYVTPR
- the FDXACB1 gene encoding ferredoxin-fold anticodon-binding domain-containing protein 1 isoform X1; amino-acid sequence: MASRRLLLVGEGNFSFAAALLETLGPSSSLTATCLQRPADLDRDPVARENLRRLRERGTELRFGVDCTQLADAFELHDRKFDRIYFNFPHCGRKAGVAKNRELLAKFFQSCADVLAEEGEVHVALCRGQGGTPADKPRREWHNSWQVVAMAAQGGLILSDVLPFSSEAVPGYKCTGYKSQNKSFHVEGALNHIFTRSLPFKFSQPRIFRIKLGDQCFFFAEPESLAGKLNRGFLEAPSCHPTKNINEKLIAEFGKVFPLKRLKCPFFLLPEGGTSVLPSWNDDILSAAFWINLEDNSNSESLTGGTAQDMEDLIVSFSELSLSKAFRAPGRDDNEEAPEEIYSQAKVCLRPSLLVHVQAVIQAPDFLPGSLHVLSGPVFRKCHILPFTMPAFHEILFILGFNQNLKDSCLQSLLDHLKGILNHLFTHTLLEGSKLSSSVEFILQPTEKDYVLCIKSYNFGSDDAKGLIIGSVTISASSIIHKDQCFVYVSMNLDLLTMLVWGISDWRMLWTYDNRFLKNFVPGKVEPFISYSLYPPCYVHDISFWLDEKKGFNELEFHTVARAVSQDTIIAIQFLSRFQHPKTEQVSLCYRLTYQTCDKALTQQQVASMQSQLRKEIQQRLYVTPR